A region from the Calditrichota bacterium genome encodes:
- a CDS encoding heavy metal-responsive transcriptional regulator, giving the protein METFSIGQLAKQAGLNIQTIRYYERRGLLPAPKRRESGYRYYLAEDLSRLEFIKHAKSLGFSLNEINELLALRVDPDHTCDDFREEATQKIAEIDIKIKQLQRIKKALLQLTAACRTKEATVECPILQFLEDTK; this is encoded by the coding sequence ATGGAAACCTTCAGCATCGGCCAACTGGCAAAACAGGCCGGACTCAACATTCAGACCATTCGATACTACGAACGACGCGGGCTTCTGCCGGCCCCCAAACGGCGCGAATCGGGCTACCGATACTATTTGGCAGAGGATCTGTCCCGTCTGGAATTCATTAAGCACGCAAAATCCCTGGGATTTTCCTTGAATGAAATCAACGAGCTTTTGGCTCTCCGCGTGGATCCTGATCATACATGCGATGATTTCCGGGAAGAAGCAACACAAAAAATTGCCGAAATTGACATTAAAATCAAGCAGCTGCAACGAATCAAAAAGGCGTTGCTTCAATTAACGGCCGCCTGTCGAACAAAAGAGGCCACTGTTGAATGCCCTATTTTACAATTTTTGGAGGATACGAAATGA
- a CDS encoding GntR family transcriptional regulator, with translation MKLSIEPRKGVPLYFQIIEEIKHHVAVGELKPGDRLPTVRQLAVELAINPNTVAKAYDELRREGILDVKQGIGTFVKGGLAELGAETRNKKLHQLCEAFVLEGKKYGYTVEDIIGCLENLK, from the coding sequence ATGAAGCTTTCAATTGAGCCCAGAAAAGGTGTTCCGCTGTATTTTCAGATTATCGAAGAAATTAAACACCATGTTGCCGTTGGCGAACTCAAGCCGGGAGATCGGCTGCCCACGGTGCGGCAGTTGGCCGTGGAGCTGGCGATCAATCCCAATACGGTGGCGAAGGCCTACGACGAGCTTCGGCGCGAGGGGATTCTGGACGTGAAACAGGGCATCGGCACCTTTGTTAAGGGCGGCCTCGCCGAGTTGGGGGCGGAAACCCGGAATAAAAAGCTGCACCAGCTTTGTGAGGCATTCGTCCTGGAGGGGAAAAAATACGGGTACACGGTTGAGGACATTATCGGTTGTTTGGAGAATCTGAAGTAG